AATGCTTTTAAAAGTAAAAGACATAGAAAATATTATGGAAGAGTACGCACCCTCTATTTTAAAAGAGAGTTATGATAATGTAGGACTTATGGTTGGAGAGAGCGCGGAAAATGTTACAAAAGTTTTAGTCGCATTAGATTGCACAATGGATGTAATACGTGAAGCAAAAAATAAAGGGTGTAATTTTATATTGACGCATCATCCTCTTCTTTTTGTTAAACCTAAAACTATTACTACAGATACCTTAGTAGGAAGAAAAGTTATTGAGCTGATTAAGAATGGTATAAATGTGTATTCTAGTCATACAAATCTTGATTCTGTTAAAGGTGGTTTGAATGATATTGTTACTGAAATCTTAGGATTTAGTAAATATAAAATAATAGAGATGTCAGAAACAAATGATTCAGGTAAAACTGATGCAGGAATTGGTAGATTAGTAATTTTAGATGAACCTATGCGTTTTGAATCGTTATGCGAAAATGTTAAAAGGACACTTAAAGCAGAATTTATAAGAGTTGTAGGTAAGGATGATAAATTAGTAAATACTATAGCCATTATAAATGGCAGTGGAGAAGATTTTTTGGGGGAGAGTATAAAGCTTGGAGCGGATTGTATTATTACAGGAGACACTAAATACCATGGTGCCTGTGATTTACTAGAACAAAATATTGCTTTAATCGATGCTGGCCATTTTAAAACGGAGTGGATACCATTTAAAGTATTTATTGAAAAATTCAAAAAACGACTAATAAAAGATGGATATGACAATGAGGTTATAATTTCTAAGTGCACCTTTGATCCATATAAAATCAAATAGTGATTGCTTTTGTTTTAATAATATGATATTATAGTTTTGCGAGTAAGCCAGACAATCGCTGCTAAGTATTGCTTGCAATACATTAGAAGAGGAAAGTCCGAGCTCCACAGGGCAGGGTGCTGGGTAACCCCCAGTGAAGGCGACTTTAAGGAAAGTGCAACAGAGAGATACCGCTAAAGGTATTCTAAAAGTTTAGTTTACTAAGATTTTAGAATATACTAGCAAGGATGGAAAGGC
This window of the Clostridium estertheticum genome carries:
- a CDS encoding Nif3-like dinuclear metal center hexameric protein — protein: MLLKVKDIENIMEEYAPSILKESYDNVGLMVGESAENVTKVLVALDCTMDVIREAKNKGCNFILTHHPLLFVKPKTITTDTLVGRKVIELIKNGINVYSSHTNLDSVKGGLNDIVTEILGFSKYKIIEMSETNDSGKTDAGIGRLVILDEPMRFESLCENVKRTLKAEFIRVVGKDDKLVNTIAIINGSGEDFLGESIKLGADCIITGDTKYHGACDLLEQNIALIDAGHFKTEWIPFKVFIEKFKKRLIKDGYDNEVIISKCTFDPYKIK